One Dialister invisus DSM 15470 genomic region harbors:
- the polA gene encoding DNA polymerase I, which produces MEKKLVVVDGSSLLYRAFFGLPPLSYHGIPTNAVMGFLNMLYDIYKNFDPEYMAVSFDKNKQTFRSEVYKEYKATRKPAPPELVPQFALIREALRTLGAAVYEVDGYEGDDILGTLAARYEKELPVFIVTGDRDALQLATKDTTVYITQRGVSQMAAMTPEAVVEKYGITPRQVIDMKALMGDTSDNIPGVPGVGEKTAAKLLSQYQTLDNLYGHVGEIKGAVGKRLAANKELAYLSYRLATIKTDVPFEAALEEMKQPVHFEEMMEFFHRLGLERIADRYSTLPRFRELAVSKKKEIQAAAVKLEEFPLHPDFTGKEVSLVLHMEGKAPFYHADLAVVGYGNHVYRALPERFEDVCMALAAAKHVIVQDSKSIYESDFPTEGIPFYDMTLVSYVLEPTRTTYPLSYMAELFGTSPVFPDHLDTEEEKSVCICGFLLSLYATSLEHMKSNGVQSLFEKIENPLAAVLAEMEKAGIATDQKRWEAVCHELKVQERKLLSLIYEAAGEEFNVNSPKQLGVILFEKMGMPAGKKTKNGYSTAADVLEMLAKSYPFVKDILEYRTISKLISTYLEALPLLIRPETGRIHTSFNQTVTATGRLSSSDPNLQNIPVRTAEGRQIRSLFVPGPGYDCFISSDYSQVELRVLAHMSGDESLIRAFRNKEDIHRRTAAEVLGIPFEEVTSEQRSHAKAVNFGIIYGISDFGLANQLGISRGEAGTYIKKYFERYPYIHAFMKSMVEDAQESGRAKTLFGRYRELPDIRSSNFNRRSFAERTAMNTPIQGTAADIMKLAMIEVSRRIKEEGYKSRVLLQVHDELVVEAVSEEKENLKTLLKETMESVVELKVPLIADVHEGKNWAEAK; this is translated from the coding sequence ATGGAAAAGAAGCTTGTAGTTGTTGATGGAAGTTCCCTTCTATATCGAGCATTTTTTGGACTTCCGCCTTTGTCATATCATGGAATACCAACGAATGCCGTCATGGGATTTTTAAATATGCTTTATGATATTTATAAAAATTTTGATCCTGAGTACATGGCTGTTTCTTTTGATAAGAACAAGCAGACTTTTCGTTCCGAAGTTTATAAAGAGTATAAAGCAACGAGAAAACCGGCACCTCCGGAATTGGTCCCCCAGTTTGCGCTGATTCGTGAAGCACTTCGTACATTAGGCGCTGCCGTTTATGAAGTAGATGGATATGAGGGCGACGATATACTGGGGACGCTGGCGGCTCGTTACGAAAAGGAGCTTCCCGTTTTCATCGTAACAGGGGATAGAGATGCTCTTCAGCTTGCCACCAAAGATACGACTGTTTATATTACCCAGCGGGGCGTTTCACAAATGGCGGCGATGACGCCGGAAGCAGTTGTGGAGAAATATGGAATCACGCCTCGGCAGGTTATTGATATGAAGGCGCTTATGGGAGATACATCAGATAATATTCCCGGTGTCCCCGGCGTGGGAGAAAAGACGGCGGCCAAGCTGTTGTCCCAATATCAGACTTTAGACAATCTTTATGGACATGTAGGAGAAATAAAAGGCGCAGTCGGCAAAAGGCTGGCGGCCAATAAAGAGTTGGCATATCTGTCATACCGTCTGGCAACGATTAAGACAGATGTTCCTTTTGAAGCTGCTTTGGAAGAAATGAAGCAGCCGGTTCATTTTGAAGAGATGATGGAGTTTTTCCATCGTTTAGGTTTGGAACGCATCGCCGATCGATACAGTACGCTGCCCCGTTTTCGTGAACTGGCTGTATCTAAGAAAAAGGAAATACAGGCGGCAGCTGTGAAGCTGGAAGAATTTCCTTTGCATCCGGATTTTACCGGCAAAGAAGTGTCTCTTGTCCTTCACATGGAAGGGAAGGCGCCTTTTTATCATGCCGATCTGGCGGTGGTAGGATATGGAAATCATGTTTATAGAGCCCTGCCGGAACGGTTTGAAGATGTATGTATGGCTCTTGCTGCGGCGAAGCACGTCATTGTACAGGACAGCAAATCTATTTATGAATCAGACTTTCCTACAGAAGGAATTCCTTTTTATGACATGACCCTTGTGTCCTATGTACTTGAACCGACACGGACGACCTATCCACTGTCGTACATGGCAGAATTATTCGGAACGTCGCCTGTGTTTCCAGATCATTTGGATACGGAAGAAGAAAAAAGTGTCTGCATCTGCGGATTTCTTTTATCTCTTTATGCGACATCATTGGAGCATATGAAATCGAATGGAGTACAATCGCTTTTCGAAAAGATAGAAAACCCGCTTGCTGCTGTTTTGGCAGAAATGGAAAAAGCGGGTATTGCTACTGATCAGAAACGATGGGAAGCGGTCTGCCATGAATTAAAGGTACAGGAAAGGAAATTGCTGTCGCTGATTTACGAGGCAGCGGGAGAAGAATTTAATGTGAACTCACCTAAGCAGCTTGGTGTTATTCTGTTTGAAAAGATGGGCATGCCGGCCGGCAAGAAGACAAAGAACGGTTATTCCACAGCGGCAGATGTGTTGGAAATGCTGGCGAAAAGTTATCCCTTTGTGAAAGATATTCTGGAATACAGAACGATTTCAAAATTGATTTCCACATACCTTGAGGCATTGCCGCTGCTTATCCGCCCTGAAACGGGACGGATTCATACATCATTTAATCAGACAGTTACCGCCACAGGACGTTTGTCCAGCTCGGATCCCAATTTGCAGAATATTCCTGTCCGTACAGCAGAAGGGAGGCAAATTCGTTCGCTTTTCGTCCCGGGGCCGGGATATGACTGCTTTATTTCTTCCGATTATTCTCAAGTGGAACTCCGTGTATTGGCGCATATGTCAGGAGATGAAAGTCTTATCCGGGCGTTTCGCAACAAAGAGGATATCCACAGGCGGACGGCAGCGGAGGTCTTGGGAATTCCGTTTGAAGAGGTTACCTCAGAACAGCGGTCTCATGCGAAGGCTGTCAATTTCGGCATTATTTACGGAATCAGTGACTTCGGTCTTGCCAATCAGCTTGGCATCAGCCGCGGCGAGGCGGGAACGTATATAAAGAAATATTTTGAACGCTATCCCTATATTCATGCGTTTATGAAAAGTATGGTAGAAGATGCCCAAGAAAGCGGACGGGCAAAAACTCTTTTTGGAAGGTATCGGGAATTGCCAGACATCCGCAGTTCTAATTTCAATCGCCGTTCCTTTGCCGAGAGAACCGCAATGAACACTCCTATCCAGGGGACGGCGGCAGATATCATGAAGCTTGCTATGATTGAAGTGAGCCGACGTATAAAAGAGGAGGGGTACAAGAGCCGCGTTCTTCTCCAGGTTCATGATGAATTGGTGGTGGAAGCGGTTAGTGAAGAAAAAGAAAATCTGAAAACGCTTTTAAAAGAAACTATGGAATCCGTTGTGGAATTAAAAGTACCGCTCATTGCCGATGTCCACGAAGGCAAAAATTGGGCAGAAGCAAAGTAA
- the rimP gene encoding ribosome maturation factor RimP: MGRKEIELEAERLLEPALKQLGIELIDVEYVRERNWILRVFIDKEDGVDLNDCQQISEKAGELLDEADLISANYMLEVSSPGLDRVLKKDKDFLRYAGEEVDVKLFAPLEEVGGVKAFTAVLDGLSDDGQIRLIFQDKTITLGKDKISQIRIHFSF; encoded by the coding sequence ATGGGGAGAAAAGAAATTGAATTGGAAGCGGAAAGACTGCTTGAGCCTGCTTTGAAACAGCTTGGCATCGAGCTTATTGATGTGGAGTATGTCCGTGAACGGAACTGGATTCTCCGTGTGTTTATTGACAAAGAGGACGGTGTTGATTTGAATGACTGTCAGCAAATCAGTGAAAAGGCAGGAGAATTGCTTGATGAGGCAGATTTGATTTCCGCTAATTATATGCTTGAAGTTTCGTCTCCTGGTCTGGACAGGGTATTAAAAAAAGATAAGGATTTTCTCCGTTATGCCGGTGAAGAAGTGGATGTAAAACTCTTTGCCCCCTTGGAAGAGGTCGGCGGAGTTAAAGCTTTTACTGCTGTATTGGACGGACTTTCTGATGATGGGCAGATTAGGCTCATCTTTCAGGATAAAACGATTACCCTTGGAAAAGATAAAATTTCACAAATAAGAATACATTTTTCATTTTAA
- a CDS encoding lytic transglycosylase domain-containing protein codes for MIKKLKYKVRRIEFEPPRENTGVKVFVFLMAALSLIFSYIFCATVSWRPSPMIQHIINESAVREGISPCLIEAVMLTESKFDEKAVSKVGAVGMMQLMPETAAWISEQSGLTAEKLEEPDQNIPLGAWYLNFLLKTYHNNEILALAAYNAGRGNVDEWIKENRWEEGFSDIERIPFPETREFVKSVVTARDRLVEKDK; via the coding sequence ATGATTAAAAAGCTGAAATACAAAGTAAGAAGAATAGAATTTGAACCACCGAGAGAAAATACGGGCGTTAAAGTGTTTGTCTTTCTTATGGCTGCATTAAGTTTGATTTTTTCATATATTTTTTGTGCGACTGTTTCTTGGCGCCCAAGTCCTATGATTCAGCATATTATCAATGAGAGTGCAGTGAGGGAAGGTATTTCTCCGTGCCTGATTGAAGCTGTCATGCTGACAGAAAGCAAGTTTGATGAGAAAGCAGTTTCCAAAGTCGGTGCCGTAGGAATGATGCAGCTTATGCCTGAAACGGCAGCATGGATTTCCGAACAAAGCGGATTGACGGCAGAAAAGTTGGAGGAGCCTGACCAAAATATACCTCTTGGGGCATGGTATCTGAATTTCCTTTTGAAAACTTACCATAATAATGAAATCCTGGCGCTGGCAGCATATAATGCAGGCCGCGGGAATGTAGATGAATGGATAAAAGAGAATAGGTGGGAAGAAGGATTTTCCGACATAGAAAGGATTCCATTTCCTGAAACGCGGGAGTTTGTAAAATCTGTGGTAACTGCAAGAGATCGTCTTGTGGAGAAAGATAAATGA
- the rnpM gene encoding RNase P modulator RnpM: MKLKKIPMRMCVGCKELKPKKELLRIVALPTGIIELDRTGKKSGRGVYICNSSECFQKAFDSHGLERSLKRPVSRDVYDAIKEKIGNE, translated from the coding sequence GTGAAATTGAAAAAGATCCCTATGCGGATGTGTGTCGGATGCAAGGAGCTGAAGCCTAAGAAAGAATTACTTCGCATTGTCGCTTTACCTACTGGTATTATTGAATTAGACCGTACAGGGAAAAAATCAGGTCGTGGGGTATATATCTGTAACAGCAGTGAATGTTTTCAGAAAGCCTTTGATTCTCATGGATTGGAGCGTTCTCTGAAAAGGCCTGTATCTCGTGATGTATATGACGCGATAAAGGAAAAAATAGGAAATGAATGA
- a CDS encoding ComF family protein has product MKLAESILELFYPSTCPGCGNHTSLKNLWCEKCIRQFWNPRMLSSSLTKYLCGCYTLCNYTGGLRKCVIRLKYNGRVELKHAFPPLLTVFPWWERLKEYETVIPIPLSKARFRERGYNQVDMIFRKWVETSGKTYIPHGMVRMRNTETQSLLTKEERYKNMRGVFHVNKGTSVKGKKILLADDIYTTGATMESAAHELMRAGAEKVVGITIASGAL; this is encoded by the coding sequence ATGAAACTGGCCGAGTCTATTTTAGAGCTGTTTTATCCAAGTACCTGTCCGGGCTGCGGGAATCATACTTCGTTGAAAAATTTGTGGTGTGAAAAATGTATACGGCAATTTTGGAATCCCCGTATGCTGAGTTCTTCTTTGACTAAGTATCTTTGCGGCTGTTATACGCTCTGTAATTATACCGGCGGTCTTCGTAAGTGTGTGATCCGCCTGAAATATAACGGCAGGGTGGAGTTGAAGCATGCTTTTCCTCCGCTGCTTACGGTTTTTCCCTGGTGGGAGCGTTTGAAAGAATATGAAACTGTCATTCCTATTCCTTTATCGAAAGCTCGTTTTCGTGAACGCGGATATAACCAGGTGGATATGATTTTCCGTAAATGGGTGGAAACTTCGGGAAAGACATACATCCCGCATGGTATGGTGCGAATGAGAAATACAGAAACGCAGTCACTTCTTACAAAAGAGGAGCGTTATAAAAATATGCGCGGTGTATTTCATGTGAATAAAGGAACATCTGTTAAAGGGAAGAAAATTCTTCTTGCAGATGACATATATACCACTGGCGCTACGATGGAGTCTGCTGCCCATGAACTTATGCGGGCAGGCGCGGAAAAAGTGGTGGGGATTACCATAGCCAGCGGGGCATTGTAA
- the infB gene encoding translation initiation factor IF-2 yields MQKYRIYELAKIYNKGNDEIIAVLNKNNIEVKNRLNSVDEKAKEILDKAFASPSVKKNKRPPMRTVRFDQQGRPTGSKTAEVQKKSYSSYNTAVSKPVKTGMPEEAKKAEADKKAEKESLQRKNIINEGKKEGRQLPTGKMSVITHDGHMGEQIPHKEGQPARIERNDHPRKNNRPQGGYQQRGERSQGGDQRRGDRPQGGHQQRSDRFQGDRRPVGARRPVGDRRSGAAVKPAGGLDEQPLIPQARRDRPDKKKTKKDYERSRREKESGSLMARSLNQNKKKKHVAEKKATVYPTEIEVPESITVKELAEKLGREVSEIIKYLMLSGVMVTINQNLDHETVEIIAEEFGAKIIEAEAPAELAEYVPEADDERFLKPRPAVVTIMGHVDHGKTTLLDALRSTNVAMHEAGGITQRIGAYQIRYKNHKITFLDTPGHEAFTAMRSRGAQLTDIAVLIVAADDGVMPQTVEAIHHAKNAGVPIMVAINKIDKPGANPERIKEELSHEGLLCEEWGGDIIMVPISAKKKEGLDELLENILLVAEMQELKANPNREAYGIVVEAQLDKNRGPVMSVLVQNGTLHVGDGILAGKSWGRVRAMTNETGRKMKSAEPSAPVEILGMDSVPEAGEHFYVMDASRARNIAELHASRAKEEEQRSVQKVTLDNIFEKIKEGEMKQLDIIVKADVQGSVEALVQSFMGIKSDEVRIAVVHSGVGGITESDVMLASASNALIIGFNVRPDANARALAEKDGVDIRLYRVIYDAIDDVKSAMAGLLAPTVKEILLGHAEVRQVIHTPKVIVAGCYVQDGKITSNSMIRIVRDGIVVHEGKINSLRRFKDDVKEVTEGFECGIAIESYRDVKEGDQLEAFRLEEEVAEL; encoded by the coding sequence ATGCAGAAATACAGAATATATGAGCTTGCAAAAATTTATAATAAAGGGAATGATGAAATCATTGCGGTGCTGAATAAAAATAATATTGAAGTTAAAAATCGGCTGAACAGTGTGGATGAGAAAGCAAAAGAGATTCTCGACAAAGCTTTTGCATCTCCTTCTGTCAAAAAGAATAAAAGGCCGCCTATGCGTACCGTACGATTTGATCAGCAAGGACGTCCGACCGGAAGCAAGACGGCGGAAGTACAAAAAAAATCTTATTCTTCATATAACACAGCTGTATCAAAACCTGTAAAAACGGGAATGCCGGAAGAGGCTAAGAAAGCAGAAGCAGATAAAAAAGCGGAGAAAGAATCTCTGCAGCGGAAAAATATCATAAATGAAGGGAAAAAAGAGGGACGTCAGCTTCCGACAGGGAAAATGTCTGTAATTACGCATGACGGCCATATGGGTGAACAAATCCCCCATAAAGAGGGACAGCCGGCAAGAATAGAACGAAATGATCATCCTCGAAAAAACAATCGTCCACAGGGAGGATACCAACAGAGAGGTGAGCGCTCACAGGGGGGGGATCAGCGAAGAGGTGACCGTCCTCAGGGAGGTCATCAGCAGCGTAGTGACCGTTTCCAAGGAGATCGGCGGCCTGTAGGAGCTAGACGCCCCGTGGGAGATCGCAGAAGTGGGGCTGCTGTTAAACCGGCAGGCGGTCTGGATGAACAGCCGTTGATTCCACAGGCAAGACGGGATCGTCCTGATAAGAAGAAAACAAAGAAGGACTATGAAAGGAGCAGAAGAGAAAAAGAAAGCGGCTCCCTTATGGCGCGGTCTTTGAACCAGAACAAAAAGAAAAAACACGTGGCAGAAAAGAAAGCAACTGTATATCCGACAGAAATCGAAGTGCCGGAAAGCATTACTGTTAAAGAACTGGCGGAAAAATTAGGGCGTGAAGTTTCTGAAATTATTAAATACCTTATGCTTTCTGGTGTTATGGTAACAATTAACCAGAATCTGGATCATGAAACGGTAGAAATCATTGCGGAAGAATTCGGCGCAAAGATCATTGAGGCGGAAGCTCCGGCAGAGTTGGCCGAATATGTACCGGAAGCAGATGATGAAAGATTTTTAAAACCGCGTCCGGCAGTAGTTACTATTATGGGACACGTTGATCATGGCAAAACAACTTTGCTTGACGCGCTGCGCTCCACGAATGTGGCTATGCATGAAGCCGGCGGTATCACACAGCGTATCGGTGCCTACCAGATCCGTTATAAAAATCATAAGATTACATTTCTTGATACTCCGGGACATGAGGCATTTACAGCAATGCGCTCCCGCGGCGCACAGCTGACGGATATCGCTGTCCTGATCGTAGCGGCTGACGACGGCGTTATGCCGCAAACCGTGGAAGCAATCCATCATGCGAAGAATGCAGGGGTGCCGATTATGGTAGCCATTAATAAGATTGATAAACCCGGCGCAAATCCTGAACGTATTAAGGAAGAGCTTTCCCATGAAGGACTTCTTTGTGAAGAATGGGGTGGGGATATCATTATGGTTCCTATTTCCGCAAAGAAAAAAGAAGGATTGGATGAATTGCTTGAAAACATACTGCTCGTAGCTGAAATGCAGGAGTTGAAAGCGAATCCGAATCGTGAGGCTTACGGTATCGTCGTTGAAGCCCAATTGGATAAAAACAGAGGGCCGGTCATGAGCGTTCTTGTACAAAATGGTACGCTCCATGTGGGTGACGGCATTTTAGCAGGCAAAAGTTGGGGACGTGTACGTGCCATGACTAATGAGACCGGACGTAAAATGAAAAGCGCTGAACCGTCCGCTCCTGTAGAAATCCTCGGCATGGACAGCGTTCCGGAAGCAGGCGAACATTTCTATGTTATGGATGCAAGCCGTGCAAGAAACATTGCGGAACTTCACGCTTCCCGGGCTAAAGAGGAAGAGCAGAGAAGTGTACAGAAGGTAACTCTTGATAATATCTTTGAAAAAATTAAAGAAGGCGAAATGAAACAGCTGGATATCATTGTTAAAGCGGATGTCCAAGGATCTGTGGAAGCGTTGGTCCAGTCTTTCATGGGTATTAAGAGTGATGAGGTCCGGATAGCTGTCGTCCACTCCGGAGTCGGCGGGATTACTGAATCTGATGTCATGCTGGCATCGGCTTCCAATGCATTAATTATCGGATTCAACGTACGCCCTGATGCGAATGCGAGGGCGCTGGCAGAAAAAGACGGTGTGGATATCAGGTTGTATCGTGTTATCTATGATGCAATTGATGATGTAAAATCTGCCATGGCAGGGCTGCTTGCTCCGACAGTCAAGGAGATCCTTTTGGGACATGCGGAAGTCCGGCAGGTTATCCATACACCGAAAGTCATTGTCGCGGGTTGTTATGTGCAGG
- the coaE gene encoding dephospho-CoA kinase (Dephospho-CoA kinase (CoaE) performs the final step in coenzyme A biosynthesis.), whose amino-acid sequence MYRIGLTGGVGSGKSTVSSYMKEFGIPVIDGDCLAMEAVAPGNIAMREIRQVFGNGIFNEDGSLNRLKTAEIIFKDEEKRKALNGIIHPYIWRRTQEEVIAAQNHGYFVVVLDMPLLLEIDWQLRVEAVWVVQVPLEVQIERVMARNGFTRKQVLERIHKQMPTENKLNYADVVIDNSRSPEDTKRQVREALMQIPGFVFPGGCND is encoded by the coding sequence ATGTATAGAATTGGACTTACCGGCGGTGTAGGCAGCGGAAAAAGCACAGTTTCCTCTTATATGAAAGAATTTGGCATTCCTGTTATTGATGGAGATTGCCTGGCCATGGAAGCAGTGGCTCCCGGCAACATTGCCATGAGGGAAATTCGGCAGGTTTTCGGTAATGGAATTTTTAATGAAGATGGTTCGCTGAACAGACTGAAAACAGCGGAAATCATATTCAAAGATGAAGAGAAAAGAAAAGCGCTTAATGGGATTATCCATCCTTATATTTGGCGCCGTACGCAGGAAGAAGTTATTGCCGCGCAGAATCATGGATATTTTGTGGTGGTACTTGATATGCCACTGCTTTTGGAAATAGACTGGCAGCTTCGTGTGGAGGCCGTATGGGTTGTGCAAGTGCCTTTGGAAGTACAAATAGAGCGGGTGATGGCTCGGAATGGATTTACTCGGAAACAGGTGCTGGAGCGGATTCACAAGCAAATGCCTACGGAAAATAAGTTAAACTATGCTGATGTTGTTATAGATAACAGCCGCTCACCGGAAGACACGAAGCGGCAGGTAAGAGAAGCTTTAATGCAAATTCCCGGCTTTGTGTTCCCCGGAGGATGCAATGATTAA
- the nusA gene encoding transcription termination factor NusA, translating to MNNNLLQAVNFLVDKKKVEADVVFDALEMVLLTAYKKEMGSNAKTSISLDRTTGEYKIYEEKTVVEVIDPESENAINEITVENAKKISKDYEAGDMLRVDVTPKDFGRVAAQAAKQVLIQKLREAERGSIYEEFSGREGDIITGTVKWSESRTVFVDLGRVEGILPFAEQIEGETFQPNDKIKCYVQEVRKTTKGPEIILSRTHPGLLKRLFEMEVPEIYSGTVEIKSVVREAGSRAKIAVYAMDPNVDPVGACVGPKGQRVQNIVNELHDEKIDIVRWDEDPAIYIANALSPAKVVSVSVWDEERSSYVIVPDYQLSLAIGKAGQNARLANKLTNWKIDIKSESQAAEEGFGEEIEEDDDILSDIETADTGEGDNV from the coding sequence GTGAATAATAATTTGCTGCAGGCTGTAAACTTTTTGGTGGATAAGAAGAAAGTGGAAGCGGATGTTGTATTTGACGCATTGGAAATGGTGCTGCTGACAGCTTACAAAAAGGAAATGGGAAGCAACGCAAAAACTTCTATTTCACTGGATAGAACCACGGGGGAGTATAAAATTTATGAAGAGAAAACCGTAGTGGAAGTGATTGATCCGGAATCGGAAAACGCAATCAATGAAATTACTGTGGAGAATGCAAAGAAAATCAGTAAAGATTATGAAGCCGGTGATATGCTCCGCGTTGATGTAACACCGAAAGATTTTGGCCGTGTGGCTGCTCAGGCGGCTAAGCAAGTGTTGATCCAGAAGCTTCGCGAAGCGGAAAGAGGATCCATATATGAAGAATTCTCCGGTCGTGAAGGTGATATTATCACCGGTACGGTAAAGTGGAGTGAATCCCGTACCGTATTTGTAGACTTAGGCCGTGTAGAAGGCATTCTTCCTTTTGCGGAACAGATTGAAGGTGAAACATTCCAGCCTAACGATAAAATTAAATGTTATGTACAGGAAGTGAGGAAGACTACAAAAGGACCGGAAATCATTCTTTCCAGAACTCACCCCGGGTTGCTGAAGCGCCTTTTCGAAATGGAGGTACCGGAAATTTACAGTGGTACTGTAGAAATTAAATCCGTTGTTCGCGAAGCTGGTTCCCGTGCCAAGATTGCCGTATATGCCATGGATCCCAATGTGGATCCGGTAGGTGCCTGTGTGGGACCGAAAGGGCAGCGTGTACAAAATATTGTCAATGAACTTCATGACGAGAAAATTGATATTGTTCGGTGGGATGAAGATCCGGCAATCTATATTGCCAATGCACTTTCACCGGCAAAAGTTGTTTCCGTTTCCGTCTGGGATGAAGAACGTTCTTCTTATGTCATTGTCCCCGATTACCAGCTTTCCCTTGCTATCGGCAAGGCAGGGCAAAATGCCCGTCTTGCAAATAAGCTGACCAACTGGAAAATTGATATCAAGAGTGAATCTCAGGCAGCTGAAGAAGGATTTGGCGAAGAAATAGAAGAAGATGATGATATCCTTTCTGATATTGAAACAGCTGATACAGGAGAGGGGGATAATGTGTGA
- a CDS encoding L7Ae/L30e/S12e/Gadd45 family ribosomal protein: MNEPIYRLLGLCMKAGRLLSGSEQIKTAVKDGKGILLILAENSSERTKEEYIRLAKLSGITWRIFGEKEKLGHAVGKGIRAAILISDSGFGTSLLQRIDTLK; the protein is encoded by the coding sequence ATGAATGAACCGATATACAGGTTGCTGGGATTATGTATGAAGGCAGGGCGGCTGCTTTCCGGTAGTGAACAGATAAAAACTGCTGTGAAAGACGGAAAAGGCATACTCCTGATTCTGGCAGAGAATAGTTCGGAACGGACGAAAGAAGAGTATATCCGCTTAGCGAAACTTTCAGGAATAACTTGGCGGATATTCGGTGAAAAGGAAAAATTAGGACATGCTGTTGGTAAAGGCATACGAGCAGCCATCCTGATTTCGGACAGTGGATTTGGGACGTCGCTTCTGCAAAGGATCGATACCCTAAAATAA